A window of Dysidea avara chromosome 1, odDysAvar1.4, whole genome shotgun sequence genomic DNA:
attgttgtgacctttttttttatttttgctcttcaacttttttcagcaaactccccccctccccctggatccgcccctgcatgtgGAGTTAACATTAATTCCTACCATACTGCAGTAATTCCTACCATAATTTAGGAATAACTGGTAATTTCAGGCTCAGTGATGTAAGTCTAGTTAACTCTTATTTGTAAttaattagttttgtaattacctGGCTGCCAGCACAAGTTGTTGGCAGACCATCAATACATACATAAGCCATTCAAGGTTTGCTTTATAGCTACTGTGATCCATGGTCATACTTCCGTTATAGATACACATGCAGCTCTATTTTGCATATGCTGTAAACCAAGATCAAGATATAGCGTCTTGTTAATAGCGGGTCCCCACACAGATATAAGGCATACATATATGTGTAGCTACCGTGATTCTAAATCTAACATGATGATTTAGTGTTAATTTGAGCACTTGTGcagtaaaacattaataaatttGTTGTGACCAATGAGTCGTGAACTTGCTGTATACTAGCTGGCTTCTCAACAATTCCTAGAAATTGTTATAGAAAACCCTCGGACTTCCCCCAGACACTATAGCTACTAATGTGTGGTAAACAAAgctataaaatttaataatgcgTGTGGTTAGCTACACTCGGGTCACAGTGTAGGTTGTGAGCATGTTGAACATCTGGCTGAGCTCATCATTCGGATTCTTAGGTGTCGTGCTCCTTTACCGACGATTCGACTGGTTCTATAGCTGGTTGTGTCTGATAATCGGTACAATAGGATGTTACTTTCCAATGGTGTTGATTTTCCCTTATTTCCTAATTGTATGGAGAGTGGTAGTAGGGCGCTACATCCACACAAATTCTCAGTTGTTTATCGGTGAACGTCGAGGAGATTCGAAGCCAAAAGTGtatgaagaagaagacgatGAAACTGACTCGTTTTCTAATTCTTTGTCTCACTGGATAGTAGCTATAAAAATACCAGCCGAAGCGGATAGTTTGGAGGAGCCGACCGAAGAGAACCATGAAGATTCAGGTTATTTAATGGCGCATGCTGTGGATGAGGTAATATCTGGTCGCGGGAAGAAAATAAACTTCAGAAAGAAGGCCACACCTGAGCTAGAAAAAGACTATGTATTGCATCACGTGGGTTGGGTGACACGTAAACAACGTGAACGTCACATAGCTGAGGTTGTTGACAATGAACCAATGGTGTCAGGTTATTCATGTCAGGAATTTGCTGTGGACATAGCATTTCAAATTTCCTGCTCAAGAACATACACCTACATTAAGAGCATAACATTGGTACGTCTACGAACCATGGTATATTATACACTAGTGTTGTGCAGTGCTCTAGTCTTTCTGTTGAAGGAGTGTTTTGATCAGCCGATTACTGTGATAGTTGAAGTTAACCCTCAACTGTTCAACCCTGCTACCATAACAAACCTGTTTATTGCCACAGAGGTTTACCGGCTGGGGTATACCAACCTGCGACAAGAGAAAGATTGGAAAAGTGGATTGATTGATCGGCTCAATGTGTACTTCAATATTATCCCATTTGTGGACAAACTAAAGTTGGCCTTGTTGCTGTCATTTAGTATTGTAGTTCAGCTATGGATGAAGAACATCATGTTAACGGTATTTGTGTTGATGGTATGTATCATTATGGCAAAGGTATAGCCAACATGATCAGTCACTGCAAGCTACACTTTTATTCTTACCACTTCATCTGCATAGGTCACTTTTGTATTATTTTTAtggtatagctacactgtatttTAAGATAAACTACATTTTATATATTATAGTCTTAATGCCATGCCCAGTAATCTGActagttatacatactgtatcatGTTACATTATTCATCTGATAATGGACCATAATGCCATGTTTGCTATATACATTGTGTTCCTATAATTGACTACATGTGGAGTTTTGAAATGCATAACAAGCTAAGCATGATTATTGATAACATACACATGGATGCATAATGGGTGTATACTGTAGTAGCACTGATGTTAGAGTTATATAACTTCTGTTAaaagcagtataattatgtatacattcAATGTTCCTGTTATATACTAATCTATTTGCCATAGTACTGACCATTATATTTAATTGTATTAATATCCAGGGGCgaatccagggtttggcaaggggggCACCAAGGTAGTAAACATAATTATGGAGCAGGGGTTCATAGCCCCCCAGAAACTacagggtgtatccattcactggattggcatatttttggtttttgcacattctgtggttaaaatttattgagtctcacaagccaagggtcctgagggaacctacagcccacgactaaatgctgaatatgagcagtggagtatgcgataactgtcttaataattttgctgtgatttaatatgtCCTAGAatacttattccttaccctggtgtatagtaatgctgtagggaatgtatatcagcaatagttaaccagcgatcaacttgccagttgacaagatatccttagtgtgagctCAAGGAGCAACCTATGTGTAGTATAGTCTTGCGTGGCAAGACCTTTACTTCTGGAGAAAGGCTTACTGATTAGAAATTTTTTTAGCCTGTGCTTAATTATAATCATTGTGTCCCGCGGCACTGAAAACAAGTCTGCCCATGCTAGCTCAATTCCTGagctcacactaaggatatcttgaaggatatggTTAATTATACATCccctacagcattactgtacaccagggtagggaataagtgttgtaggacataataaatcacagcaaaaatattaaaagacagttatcgcatactccactgctcatattcagcatttagtagtgggctgtaggttccTTCAGGACCCTTGACTTGTGAGACTCAATAAATGTTAACCACAgcatgtgcaaaaaccaaaaaatataccagtccagtagtccagtccagtagtccagtccagtagtccagtccagtagtccagtccagtagtccagtccagtagtccagtccagtagtccagtccagtgaatggatgcACCCGAATCTACAGGTACTTCATATGTTTCAGAACTGTAATTTTTGGTATAGAACAGTTTTATGCAAAACTATGTAAATAATAGCAATAAACCATGCTACATTGATcagtagggatcagtgacagtcataaGTAGTTAAGTTACCTGTCAactgtcataataattatattgtagaaTGAAATACAAAGGACCATGCACATGTTATCTGTTAAGAATCTCTACAGTTGCTGAGTATGTATGATCTGCAGCATCATCCCATGGGCACAATTAGCCGCTACTAGCCAGCTAGGAATTTTGCAGTGTTACATGTGGTggctgttctaatagagtatttgactgactgttctatttgaatATCTCAAATTTTGGGGGGAGGGGGACACAGCAAGGTCATTTGCAaaatgatgtgtgtgtgtgtgtgtgtgtgtgtgtgtgtgtgtgtgtgtgtgtgtgtgtgtgtgtgtgtgtgtgtgtgtgtgtgtgtgtgtgtgtgtgtgtgtgtgtgtgtgtgtgtgtgtgtgtgtgtgtgtgtgtgcagctAGTGGAACATGTTGTGGATGATGGCAGATCCTACATACATGCAGAGTTTGCAATTTAACATGATCAGGGCTGGGCTATAGTTGTATAAACTTAATCCTGGAATAGATGGACAGCTATGCTGTGGAAATTGGACCTGttgcaacaatgaagtgacaaAGTGAACACTTTCTCTTGAGACGGTACAGTCAATGCCTGAGTTACTCTTAATCCATCTGTTTTGTTCTGCAACTGACCACTGTAGAGGCAATTATTATAACTTAaaagatcaagatgctctaacagagcagttacATACAtcacatttattattattatagggtaagtgagtgctctattagagtatctcaatcttttgtggCTTTATGTTAGCAGCATTTGAGAGGTGCAGAGAATTTTATGTTTTACTGCAAGTAAAATTTATGAGTTTTACTTTATAACTGAAAATCATTCTATTTTTCCTGATTCCTTTTACCACttattattcctgaaattagtCCGGCATACTGTGTGGGTCCCTACTTATGTACCTTTCCCTCCCTCACCCacccacatgcacacacagagagCAACAACTCAAACAGACCACTGAGTGTACTCCAGCAGATCAGCTTATAGCCACTTATTGTTGATTTTAATTATATTTCAGATCCCTCACCTGCATTGCTATATCTCACCACCTATTATTATAACATCATGCAAGTTCTCATCATTATTCCATTATATCAATGGTTATATAACAATTGTATGGAAGTAAATAAACTAACTAGCTCAAATAGCTAGGCATATATGGGAAGGCAGGATAGATGTAAAACTCATTTCAATGTTAGAGTAGTGGTCGTTAATCCTTTCACTTCTTGAGATAAGATCAagatagctactctaatagagcattcagctcaccctaataaaacagccagtcCATGTAAAATAATTGTAATGAATAACAAGCCACCCGCTGGCATGGGTTAAGCTAACATtcctgatctgaaacataaaattaacaataggTGGCCTAATTATAAAATATCAACTCTAGTAGTAAACAGCATGCAGCACTTAACAGTATTTTTTACAGGACAACACTTCTTAGATCTCTTTTATATTAACTTTATAGATTCCTCATATTTACATTGCAATTAGTAATTAATTTAACTGTAGATGGAGGCATTTTAACCGAACAAGCATAAAGTTTGCAGTGTCTACTCTTACAATGTGAATGAATGA
This region includes:
- the LOC136269349 gene encoding uncharacterized protein, whose translation is MLNIWLSSSFGFLGVVLLYRRFDWFYSWLCLIIGTIGCYFPMVLIFPYFLIVWRVVVGRYIHTNSQLFIGERRGDSKPKVYEEEDDETDSFSNSLSHWIVAIKIPAEADSLEEPTEENHEDSGYLMAHAVDEVISGRGKKINFRKKATPELEKDYVLHHVGWVTRKQRERHIAEVVDNEPMVSGYSCQEFAVDIAFQISCSRTYTYIKSITLVRLRTMVYYTLVLCSALVFLLKECFDQPITVIVEVNPQLFNPATITNLFIATEVYRLGYTNLRQEKDWKSGLIDRLNVYFNIIPFVDKLKLALLLSFSIVVQLWMKNIMLTVFVLMVCIIMAKV